One stretch of Sinorhizobium fredii DNA includes these proteins:
- a CDS encoding FAD-dependent monooxygenase has protein sequence MKILIAGAGIAGLSAARALKMKGVECEVVERRERPPTEGAGIFLLGNAARALGDLGLLEQVRAVAYAIARQRILSSSGFVLNDVRTADIWKDCGPCLALSRQSLTDILHASLEPSTVTYGLEVVSTASRGDKGTARFSNGQEKEYDLVVGAAGVNTPLRTAVFGPSAARQIDISCWRLVVRNNGEIDGWTAMLGNGRTLLGIPISETETYIYADCRSNEFGDGSVNVMKRLFSSFAGPLGPIVAALDPATAVHRAVLQEVPAQRWIADRHVLIGDAAHASSPSMAQGAGMAIEDAVVLAELVAKDDPMEGILQEFYEARIGRVAWVQKKSRARDKLRTGSSTIRNAILRLFGDALYRRTYEPLTRPLLP, from the coding sequence ATGAAAATACTGATTGCCGGGGCCGGAATAGCCGGACTTTCTGCGGCACGAGCACTGAAAATGAAGGGCGTCGAGTGCGAGGTTGTCGAACGCCGGGAACGGCCACCGACCGAGGGAGCAGGTATCTTTCTCCTGGGAAACGCCGCAAGAGCGCTCGGCGACCTGGGACTGCTCGAACAAGTAAGAGCTGTTGCCTATGCGATTGCCAGACAGAGAATCCTTTCGTCTTCAGGCTTCGTTCTGAACGACGTGAGGACCGCAGACATCTGGAAGGATTGTGGGCCCTGTCTTGCCTTATCGCGCCAATCTCTAACGGACATCCTCCATGCTTCGCTGGAGCCAAGCACTGTGACCTATGGCCTGGAAGTGGTCTCGACGGCTTCGCGTGGTGACAAGGGCACGGCTCGCTTCTCCAATGGACAAGAAAAAGAATACGATCTCGTCGTTGGCGCGGCAGGCGTCAATACGCCGCTGCGGACCGCAGTATTCGGTCCGAGCGCGGCTCGCCAGATCGACATTTCATGCTGGCGACTGGTCGTCCGCAACAACGGAGAGATCGATGGCTGGACGGCAATGCTTGGGAACGGCCGCACCCTGCTCGGCATCCCCATCAGCGAAACGGAAACGTACATATACGCCGACTGCCGCTCGAACGAATTCGGCGACGGCTCCGTCAACGTTATGAAGCGGCTGTTCAGCAGCTTCGCAGGTCCGCTCGGCCCGATCGTCGCCGCCCTGGATCCCGCCACCGCAGTCCATCGAGCCGTTTTGCAGGAAGTTCCTGCACAACGATGGATAGCCGATCGGCATGTCCTGATCGGTGACGCCGCGCACGCCTCATCCCCCAGCATGGCCCAGGGCGCGGGCATGGCGATCGAGGACGCAGTCGTTCTCGCAGAGCTTGTCGCCAAGGACGATCCGATGGAAGGCATCCTCCAAGAATTTTACGAGGCGCGCATTGGTCGGGTCGCGTGGGTGCAGAAGAAATCGCGCGCCCGCGACAAGCTGAGAACGGGTTCGAGCACGATCCGGAATGCTATCCTGCGGCTATTCGGCGACGCCTTGTACCGGCGCACCTATGAGCCGCTGACACGCCCGCTCCTGCCTTGA
- a CDS encoding MFS transporter has translation MLVQLSADSSGGEERPAAWGAVFAMSFCVFALIAAEIMPLSLLTPIASDLAITEGQAGQAISVSGAFAVMTSLFISSVVGRLDRKILLLALTAVMIVSGMMVAVAPNYMTFMLGRALIGLVIGGFWSISAATAMRLVPDDQVPRALAIFNGGNALATVIAAPLGSFLGSLIGWRGAFFCVVPVAVIVFVWQFLSLPPMKVEERPASGSVFKLLNRRVVVLGMAAVSVFFMGQFTLFTYLRPFLETAIHADVSTLSLLLLVMGATGFIGTMLIGAFLKHGMYRTLIAIPMLMAAIAVALVAVGGRVAAAALLLGIWGLFATSAPVGWWTWLSRTLPKDAEAGGGLMVAAIHLAITSGGTVGGFLFDMRGYQVTFGASAVLLMIAAALAVLTSREAQAWQT, from the coding sequence ATGTTGGTGCAACTCTCTGCTGACAGCAGCGGGGGCGAGGAGCGGCCCGCCGCATGGGGCGCGGTATTCGCGATGTCGTTTTGCGTTTTCGCGCTCATCGCGGCGGAAATCATGCCCCTCAGCCTGCTGACCCCGATCGCCTCGGATCTGGCTATAACCGAAGGCCAGGCCGGACAGGCGATATCCGTATCCGGCGCCTTTGCGGTGATGACAAGCCTCTTCATCTCGTCCGTGGTCGGCAGACTCGACCGCAAGATCCTGCTGCTGGCGCTCACCGCCGTGATGATCGTCTCGGGGATGATGGTAGCAGTCGCTCCGAATTATATGACGTTCATGCTTGGCCGCGCGCTCATCGGGCTCGTTATCGGCGGATTTTGGTCGATCTCCGCCGCGACCGCCATGCGGCTTGTTCCGGACGATCAGGTGCCGCGGGCGCTGGCGATCTTCAACGGCGGGAATGCGCTGGCGACGGTCATTGCCGCCCCGCTGGGAAGCTTCCTCGGCAGCCTCATCGGCTGGCGCGGGGCGTTCTTCTGCGTGGTCCCGGTCGCAGTGATTGTGTTCGTCTGGCAGTTCCTCAGTCTTCCTCCCATGAAGGTCGAGGAGCGGCCGGCATCCGGAAGCGTTTTTAAACTGTTGAACCGGCGAGTGGTGGTTCTCGGCATGGCAGCGGTCAGCGTGTTCTTCATGGGCCAGTTTACGCTGTTCACCTATCTGCGGCCGTTCCTCGAAACGGCTATACATGCCGATGTTTCAACTCTGTCGCTCCTGCTGCTGGTGATGGGCGCGACCGGGTTCATCGGCACCATGCTCATTGGCGCCTTTCTGAAGCATGGCATGTATCGGACGCTGATTGCGATTCCGATGTTGATGGCGGCGATTGCCGTGGCCCTTGTGGCTGTCGGTGGCCGAGTCGCCGCAGCGGCACTGCTGCTGGGCATCTGGGGGTTGTTCGCCACGTCAGCGCCGGTGGGCTGGTGGACCTGGTTATCAAGAACGCTGCCGAAGGATGCCGAAGCCGGAGGCGGACTTATGGTCGCAGCCATTCACCTCGCTATCACATCGGGCGGGACCGTTGGTGGCTTCTTGTTCGACATGCGTGGGTACCAGGTGACCTTCGGCGCCAGCGCGGTTTTGCTTATGATCGCGGCCGCGTTAGCCGTCTTGACGTCGCGAGAAGCGCAAGCTTGGCAGACCTGA
- a CDS encoding dicarboxylate/amino acid:cation symporter: MIIEHSAEVRGKTPFYRHLYVQVLVAIAAGILLGHFYPELGTQLKPLGDAFIKLVKMIIAPVIFLTVATGIAGMTDLAKVGRVAGKAMIYFLTFSTLALVIGLIVANVVQPGAGMHIDPASLDAKAVASYAAKAHEQSITGFLMNIIPTTLVGAFAEGDILQVLFISVLFGISLAIVGKKAEPVVDFLQALTLPIFRLVAILMKAAPIGAFGAMAFTIGKYGVASIANLAMLIGTFYLTSFLFVFVVLGAVARYNGFSIVALIRYIKEELLLVLGTSSSEAALPGLMNKMEKAGCKRSVVGLVIPTGYSFNLDGTNIYMTLAALFIAQATDTPLSYGDQILLLLVAMLSSKGAAGITGAGFITLAATLSVVPSVPVAGMALILGIDRFMSECRAITNTIGNAAATLVVAKWEGELDQAQLSGALADDGPAGTNPKIVQPAE, encoded by the coding sequence ATGATCATCGAGCATTCCGCGGAGGTCCGCGGCAAGACACCCTTTTACCGCCATCTCTATGTCCAGGTTCTGGTGGCAATCGCCGCCGGCATCCTACTCGGGCATTTCTATCCCGAGCTCGGCACGCAGCTGAAGCCGCTTGGCGACGCCTTCATCAAGCTCGTCAAGATGATCATCGCGCCGGTGATCTTCCTGACGGTCGCGACCGGCATTGCCGGAATGACCGATCTCGCCAAGGTCGGCCGCGTCGCCGGCAAGGCGATGATCTACTTCCTGACCTTCTCCACCCTTGCGCTCGTCATCGGCCTGATCGTGGCCAATGTGGTGCAGCCGGGTGCGGGCATGCATATCGACCCGGCCTCACTTGATGCGAAGGCGGTCGCCTCCTATGCCGCAAAGGCGCATGAGCAGTCGATCACCGGCTTCCTGATGAACATCATCCCGACGACGCTCGTCGGCGCCTTTGCCGAGGGCGACATCCTGCAGGTGCTGTTCATCTCGGTGCTCTTCGGCATCTCGCTGGCGATCGTCGGCAAAAAGGCCGAGCCGGTCGTCGATTTCCTGCAGGCGCTGACGCTGCCGATCTTCCGGCTGGTGGCGATCCTGATGAAGGCCGCCCCGATCGGCGCCTTCGGTGCCATGGCATTCACCATCGGCAAATACGGCGTCGCCTCGATCGCCAACCTCGCCATGCTGATCGGCACCTTCTATCTGACCTCGTTCCTGTTCGTCTTCGTCGTGCTCGGCGCGGTGGCCCGCTATAACGGCTTCTCGATCGTGGCGCTGATCCGCTACATCAAGGAGGAACTCTTGCTGGTGCTCGGCACGTCCTCCTCGGAAGCGGCCCTGCCGGGCCTCATGAACAAGATGGAGAAGGCCGGCTGCAAGCGCTCGGTCGTCGGCCTCGTCATTCCGACTGGCTATTCCTTCAATCTCGACGGCACCAACATCTACATGACGCTGGCGGCGCTGTTCATCGCCCAGGCGACCGACACGCCGCTCTCCTATGGCGACCAGATCCTGCTCCTGCTCGTCGCTATGCTGAGCTCGAAGGGCGCGGCCGGCATCACCGGCGCTGGCTTCATCACGCTGGCCGCGACGCTCTCCGTCGTCCCCTCCGTGCCGGTCGCCGGTATGGCGCTTATCCTCGGCATCGATCGCTTCATGTCGGAGTGCCGGGCAATTACGAATACTATCGGCAATGCGGCAGCGACGCTGGTGGTGGCGAAGTGGGAAGGCGAGCTCGATCAGGCGCAGCTTTCCGGGGCGCTTGCAGATGACGGGCCGGCGGGAACCAACCCGAAAATTGTTCAGCCAGCCGAGTAA
- a CDS encoding OmpW/AlkL family protein yields the protein MISSNIVRAIITGAALVATCSAEAMDLTTAQAVTPVYAASAESPWQIRLRGLNVITKDSGRVYGVPGSDLSFSNTLIPEFDVSYFFNENIAAELILGTTYANVYGGGSVATLGEIGKTWLLPPTLTIQYHFTDFGTFQPYVGAGVNYTVFYNQSGKSARSLDVKNTFGVALQAGFDYMVDDHWGVNFDVKKIFLRPEFDANVGGADVSGKAKLDPWLIGAGITYRF from the coding sequence ATGATATCCAGCAACATCGTCCGCGCCATTATCACCGGCGCAGCATTGGTTGCCACCTGTAGCGCGGAAGCGATGGATCTGACGACGGCACAAGCTGTTACGCCTGTCTATGCTGCATCGGCAGAGAGCCCGTGGCAGATACGCTTGCGGGGGCTTAATGTGATCACCAAGGACTCCGGCCGGGTTTACGGAGTGCCGGGATCGGATCTTTCCTTCTCGAATACGCTCATACCGGAATTCGATGTTTCGTACTTCTTCAACGAAAATATCGCTGCGGAGCTCATCCTCGGCACAACCTACGCCAATGTCTACGGCGGCGGCTCAGTTGCAACGCTCGGAGAAATCGGCAAGACTTGGCTGTTGCCGCCAACCCTGACCATTCAATACCATTTTACCGATTTCGGCACCTTCCAGCCCTATGTCGGCGCCGGTGTCAACTATACGGTGTTCTACAACCAGTCAGGCAAGAGCGCTCGTAGCCTTGATGTCAAGAACACTTTCGGCGTCGCCCTGCAGGCCGGCTTCGACTATATGGTCGACGACCATTGGGGCGTGAACTTCGACGTGAAGAAAATCTTCCTGAGACCAGAGTTCGATGCGAATGTCGGTGGCGCCGATGTCAGCGGCAAGGCCAAGCTCGATCCATGGCTGATTGGCGCCGGTATCACTTACCGCTTCTAG
- a CDS encoding non-ribosomal peptide synthetase has translation MLNEGRTAKSEFMGNQLIDVVAAIDEIAALFRDKVAIKHGAEELTYGGLQLLSDRIASTLRARGPEGTIVGYYGARDLNWAATVIAILKSGSTYLPLDPSLPASRISCMIEQSGCNLIIGSERPEALARFQEDSTGDLQFLTVQAALLDVCTSPAMRASVEGRLAYLLFTSGSEGRPKGVMVKRAGLNNHLMAKIDALQLGQKDCVAQTASHSFDISLWQLLAGLCVGSCVTIIDDAAVRSPMALLEALETNRVTVVQFVPSLLSVFVEYLQTLSAQERLLGALRMISTVGEPLTPALVRSWLTLYPHVPILNHYGPTECADGVTHHLMSLPPITADTYVPIGKPIANLKVYVASGTRLCEAGEIGEICVSGVGVADGYINDGERTENAFLSNPFSDHPSYRQLYKTGDLGRIRADGLLECLGRRDRQIKIRGHRIELGEIESRLCAHPLISAAVAVAPLHENVKLTARDIANTDGAIGPRRIVAYVSAPAGLSESELRSFVAERLPAYMLPERIIRVDRLPTTPNGKVDFASLPDPTTLRPELLEPFEEPTTELESRLRDIWSSILRIESIGVGDQFMDLGGDSIRAMLILAQIHRQLGTKVDFRLVLNGTIRSLAASISSQSETTKFGLPTCGKLRRSPLTRVQEHLWFLWQLDPTAKNYIIQGGVRIRGDIDPAAFNKAWKDVVQAHDALSARFIDEDGPVQIFDDPKNSDLELVDATLLSNHEAEALVVELRRTELNKPFDLSQGNLFRARIIRLGADDHLILITAHEIIIDAWSISVLLRDLQTRYSHAAAFSPADRTSLSSYALWESAHVTPKSLKDQRRYWRQQIGDNPPVLSLGNPRLRPQVTSYRGNSHAVLLGGELSGQLRDFARRHRCTTSTVLLACFKLLLRMYSGQDDIIVGIPHVVRSEPGTEEIVGFFLNMLPIRTTIDVNRSFVGHVTHVQDLIGDAIANSAYPFSWMVRDARLHREPGRSPIFQAMFNMYSEPAEPPGNRDLQVSFREYDTGYVKFDLTLYAQDEGSAIALQLAYAEDIFSSDEIARMADNLRHLIATCVERSGEPILALEGLSPSEVASLNSLKGEERLYDNEPLLVEAFDQVSASNIDRVAYFGEFGAITFGQLRERMAAIKAVLRASGVGPGDIVAMLVDRSPDVAATTLAIRDLQAVVVPISPDYPKQRVGQILEDSGANLLVHTGSDEEVDFALPSVSLTTLQARYNAGQVSHRTIELPDESTASLIYTSSSTGKAKGVLIPESAILNRLNWMWRCFPFDDFDVMVVQKSAALVAAEWEYFGGLLKGVPTLILTHEQLLDPDLLLQALAKHHVTRLFASPPILTGLIASQQRGPKRTNLRLVTSSAEPMPPSLPDRWRECFPDVPLWNFYGTTECASNSAVYRTSNGDDGSSAVPVGRPIDNVKIYVLDAQLKQVPVGVAGELCVAGRCLGAGYWKDPERTNHSFVPNPHDEGHYGVLYRSGDIARISAEGRLEICGRADNQIQFRGFRIELEEIETALASHPGVAKAAAFVRGQEDDRRLVALVVPARAGLASGDIVDHLRQTLPSYMIPSDVRVVRRIPITASGKIDRARLASVSSSIMRRTKSAKPQTKRERLLADIWQELLGTKSVGIDDSFFDIGGNSLLSVRCVTLARKAGVSFTVSQLHRTPTIRELAKHQTSASTCASATSDGPLPVTPAVSHWNSIVGIGEHYNIGDLFFMPAGHLNLSILEHALAHVLGREEGLRLRIDQTESGLSQAIGLIPDPLVEEIDLAGMAAAKQLTVIERACAERQRTFRFDGETPLIRVSAFRTSECDDYYLLVLLHHFVADGVGYRLFLNALEAAYNSFASGQNAADPETSTLSRWLERLDNYANGEAATELEHWESFQYDQFDMRVSDAEADAAGFSADTARWLHYVGSEEHIDEEFCRPLWKDQATFHLRISEEATRKLLNVAAASADCEDFDLLLAAISGAFGRAFGNYSLWIDSLTSTRGRLFDDIDPSQIIGYIGELVPLPLCLDGTESRPNRARSIYQQRSSLPRQGIGFRALKFLNRNPAVRERIDRLPLPRIGVNYRARLQHHYPRRLLSRDPHPLWIGDDMDQSVLNYLFWFRVGYQSGELRIEVRYDPRHVGYETTRKVCAILQEELLQMVDAFADPGAMDDNG, from the coding sequence ATGCTCAACGAAGGCCGGACTGCGAAGTCCGAATTTATGGGAAATCAGCTCATCGATGTAGTCGCGGCTATCGATGAAATCGCAGCATTGTTCCGGGACAAGGTGGCGATCAAGCATGGTGCGGAAGAGCTCACATATGGTGGGCTGCAACTGCTGTCGGACAGAATTGCGAGCACCCTGCGGGCGCGTGGTCCAGAGGGTACGATCGTGGGCTATTACGGCGCAAGAGACCTCAATTGGGCGGCCACGGTAATCGCAATTTTGAAAAGCGGCTCAACTTATTTGCCGCTCGATCCATCCTTACCGGCATCGCGCATTTCCTGCATGATTGAGCAGAGTGGATGCAATCTGATTATCGGGTCAGAAAGACCCGAAGCGCTTGCTCGCTTCCAGGAAGACAGCACCGGCGACCTGCAATTCTTGACGGTGCAGGCGGCGCTACTCGATGTCTGTACCTCTCCTGCAATGCGAGCTTCGGTAGAGGGCCGTCTCGCCTACCTCCTGTTCACCTCCGGTTCGGAGGGAAGACCAAAGGGAGTGATGGTCAAGCGGGCGGGCCTCAACAACCACTTGATGGCGAAGATTGATGCACTCCAGCTAGGTCAGAAGGACTGTGTCGCACAAACTGCCTCGCATAGCTTTGACATCTCGCTGTGGCAGCTTTTGGCAGGGCTGTGTGTCGGCAGTTGCGTCACGATCATCGATGATGCGGCAGTGAGATCTCCGATGGCCCTTCTTGAGGCCCTTGAAACAAATCGCGTCACTGTCGTCCAATTCGTTCCATCGTTGCTCTCAGTGTTCGTTGAATATCTGCAGACACTGTCGGCGCAGGAGCGGCTTCTCGGCGCCTTACGCATGATCTCCACGGTCGGCGAGCCGCTGACGCCTGCCTTGGTGCGCAGCTGGCTGACACTCTATCCTCATGTCCCGATCCTCAATCACTACGGCCCGACAGAATGCGCGGATGGGGTTACGCATCATCTGATGTCTCTCCCGCCCATTACGGCTGACACCTATGTTCCCATTGGTAAGCCGATTGCCAATCTCAAGGTTTATGTCGCCAGCGGCACACGTCTGTGCGAGGCGGGAGAGATTGGCGAAATCTGTGTGAGCGGTGTCGGTGTCGCTGACGGTTACATCAACGATGGCGAGCGTACCGAAAATGCTTTTCTGTCAAATCCGTTCTCGGACCACCCATCATATCGGCAGCTCTACAAGACCGGCGATCTCGGACGGATCAGGGCAGACGGCCTCTTGGAGTGTCTTGGTAGACGAGATCGGCAGATCAAGATCCGCGGACATCGAATCGAACTCGGAGAGATCGAGTCTCGCCTGTGCGCCCATCCTTTGATAAGTGCGGCCGTGGCTGTTGCACCCCTCCACGAGAACGTGAAGCTCACGGCCAGGGACATAGCAAATACGGACGGAGCAATCGGGCCCAGACGGATAGTGGCGTATGTGTCGGCTCCTGCCGGGCTATCGGAGAGTGAACTCCGCAGCTTTGTTGCCGAAAGGTTGCCCGCCTACATGCTGCCGGAACGAATCATACGTGTCGACCGGCTACCGACCACCCCGAACGGGAAGGTCGACTTCGCGTCACTGCCTGATCCGACGACGCTTCGCCCGGAGTTGCTGGAGCCCTTCGAGGAACCAACGACCGAGCTCGAAAGCAGACTACGAGATATTTGGTCCAGCATTCTTCGGATCGAAAGTATCGGCGTGGGCGACCAATTTATGGACCTTGGCGGAGACTCGATCCGCGCGATGCTTATATTGGCTCAAATCCACAGGCAGCTCGGGACGAAGGTGGACTTCAGGCTTGTTCTGAATGGGACGATCAGGTCGCTTGCGGCGTCGATATCAAGCCAGTCCGAGACGACAAAGTTCGGGCTCCCCACCTGTGGCAAGCTCAGACGATCACCCCTCACTCGAGTACAGGAACACCTTTGGTTCCTCTGGCAGCTCGACCCGACTGCGAAAAACTACATTATCCAGGGTGGTGTGCGTATCCGAGGTGACATCGATCCGGCCGCTTTCAATAAGGCCTGGAAAGATGTGGTTCAGGCGCATGACGCCCTTTCGGCACGTTTCATCGACGAAGACGGCCCGGTTCAAATTTTCGATGATCCCAAGAACTCCGATCTAGAGTTGGTGGACGCCACCCTCCTATCCAACCACGAGGCCGAGGCACTTGTGGTGGAGTTGAGGCGAACGGAGCTCAACAAGCCCTTTGATCTTAGTCAGGGCAATCTGTTTCGTGCGCGCATAATTCGTCTCGGCGCGGACGACCATCTCATATTGATCACCGCGCACGAAATCATCATAGATGCATGGTCGATCTCTGTCCTGCTCAGGGACTTGCAAACGAGATACTCGCATGCGGCTGCATTTTCTCCGGCGGATCGCACATCGCTCTCTAGCTATGCGCTGTGGGAAAGTGCACATGTCACACCGAAGTCGCTGAAGGATCAGCGGCGCTATTGGCGTCAGCAGATAGGCGACAATCCTCCGGTACTTTCGCTTGGAAATCCTCGACTGCGGCCGCAAGTGACCTCCTACCGCGGGAATTCGCATGCGGTTCTCCTTGGCGGTGAGCTATCTGGTCAGTTGCGAGATTTTGCACGCCGGCACAGGTGCACGACTTCCACGGTCCTTTTGGCATGCTTCAAGCTGCTATTGCGGATGTATAGCGGCCAAGACGATATTATCGTTGGCATACCGCACGTAGTGCGCAGCGAGCCAGGCACTGAGGAGATCGTGGGTTTCTTCCTCAACATGCTGCCGATCCGCACAACGATCGACGTCAACAGGTCCTTCGTTGGCCACGTAACTCACGTACAGGACCTCATAGGGGACGCCATCGCGAATTCGGCGTATCCGTTCAGCTGGATGGTCCGGGATGCCCGACTCCACCGCGAGCCTGGTCGATCGCCCATCTTCCAAGCCATGTTCAACATGTACTCTGAGCCCGCGGAGCCACCTGGCAACCGCGATCTCCAAGTGTCATTTCGCGAGTACGACACCGGTTACGTGAAATTCGACCTCACGCTGTACGCGCAAGATGAAGGCAGTGCAATTGCACTGCAACTGGCCTACGCGGAAGACATATTCTCGAGCGATGAGATCGCTCGCATGGCCGATAATCTTCGTCATCTCATTGCTACCTGTGTGGAGAGATCGGGCGAGCCGATCCTCGCCCTGGAGGGCCTCAGCCCGTCGGAAGTCGCCAGTCTAAATTCGCTCAAGGGCGAGGAGCGGCTATACGATAACGAACCTCTGCTGGTGGAAGCGTTCGATCAGGTGAGCGCTTCGAATATCGATCGGGTGGCCTACTTCGGCGAATTCGGAGCAATCACGTTTGGCCAACTGCGCGAACGAATGGCTGCGATCAAGGCCGTTCTGCGAGCTTCCGGGGTGGGGCCGGGAGACATCGTTGCTATGCTGGTTGACAGGTCCCCGGATGTAGCGGCCACAACTTTGGCAATTCGGGACCTGCAGGCAGTTGTTGTGCCGATATCGCCAGATTACCCGAAGCAGCGGGTCGGCCAAATCCTGGAGGATAGCGGCGCGAACCTCCTTGTGCACACCGGCAGTGACGAAGAGGTCGATTTCGCTCTGCCGAGCGTCAGCCTGACCACCCTGCAGGCCAGATACAACGCTGGCCAGGTCTCGCACAGAACTATCGAATTGCCCGATGAGAGCACAGCCAGTCTAATCTATACCTCATCCTCGACCGGTAAGGCGAAGGGCGTTCTCATACCGGAATCTGCCATACTCAACCGACTGAACTGGATGTGGCGATGCTTTCCCTTCGACGACTTCGACGTGATGGTGGTACAGAAGTCAGCAGCCCTTGTTGCTGCGGAGTGGGAGTATTTCGGAGGGCTCCTGAAGGGAGTGCCCACGCTGATCCTGACGCATGAGCAGTTGCTCGACCCCGACCTGTTGTTGCAGGCATTGGCAAAGCATCACGTGACGCGGTTGTTTGCCTCTCCTCCCATTCTCACCGGTTTGATCGCCTCTCAACAGCGAGGCCCGAAAAGGACCAACTTGCGCCTGGTTACAAGCAGCGCTGAACCGATGCCGCCATCACTTCCCGATCGTTGGCGAGAATGCTTTCCAGACGTACCCCTATGGAATTTTTATGGAACGACGGAGTGCGCGTCTAATTCAGCGGTATACCGAACATCGAACGGCGACGATGGCTCTTCAGCCGTGCCGGTCGGGCGCCCGATCGACAATGTAAAAATCTACGTTCTCGACGCACAGTTGAAGCAGGTGCCCGTGGGCGTTGCAGGCGAGCTCTGCGTGGCAGGGCGCTGCCTGGGCGCGGGATATTGGAAGGATCCAGAGCGGACAAATCACTCGTTCGTTCCAAATCCGCACGATGAAGGTCACTACGGCGTCCTTTACCGCAGTGGTGATATCGCTCGCATCTCAGCCGAAGGCCGCCTGGAGATTTGCGGTCGTGCGGACAACCAAATCCAGTTTCGGGGGTTTCGAATTGAACTGGAGGAGATCGAAACGGCGCTTGCATCGCATCCTGGCGTTGCGAAGGCCGCGGCGTTTGTAAGGGGCCAAGAGGATGATCGGCGACTGGTCGCCCTTGTTGTCCCGGCGCGTGCCGGCCTGGCCTCAGGGGACATTGTGGACCATCTGCGGCAAACGCTGCCATCTTACATGATTCCGTCGGATGTTCGGGTCGTGCGCCGTATTCCGATCACGGCGAGCGGGAAGATAGACCGTGCCCGTCTGGCGTCCGTGTCATCGAGCATCATGCGAAGGACCAAATCCGCTAAGCCGCAGACGAAGAGGGAGCGACTGCTCGCCGATATTTGGCAAGAGCTGTTGGGCACCAAATCTGTCGGTATCGATGATAGCTTCTTTGATATCGGCGGGAATTCGCTTCTGAGCGTGCGGTGCGTTACGCTGGCGCGCAAAGCGGGAGTGAGCTTTACCGTCAGCCAACTGCATCGGACACCGACGATCCGAGAACTGGCAAAGCACCAAACCTCGGCTTCGACCTGTGCCTCAGCGACTTCCGATGGACCGCTGCCAGTGACCCCTGCAGTCTCCCATTGGAATAGTATCGTTGGCATTGGCGAGCACTACAACATTGGCGATCTGTTCTTCATGCCCGCCGGCCACTTGAATCTCTCCATTCTTGAACATGCGCTTGCGCATGTCCTCGGCCGGGAAGAAGGCCTGAGGCTCCGAATTGACCAAACGGAGAGCGGCCTGTCTCAGGCAATCGGTTTGATACCAGATCCCCTGGTCGAAGAAATAGACCTTGCCGGTATGGCCGCGGCAAAACAACTCACGGTCATCGAGCGCGCCTGCGCGGAGCGTCAGCGCACATTTCGATTTGACGGTGAGACACCGCTTATCAGAGTCTCAGCCTTTCGGACATCAGAGTGCGACGATTACTATTTGCTTGTCCTGCTACACCATTTCGTAGCAGACGGGGTTGGATACCGGCTGTTCCTGAATGCACTTGAGGCAGCTTACAATTCGTTTGCTTCAGGCCAAAACGCTGCGGATCCCGAGACGTCGACCCTGTCTCGATGGCTGGAGCGATTGGATAACTACGCAAATGGCGAAGCGGCAACAGAGCTCGAACATTGGGAGAGCTTTCAGTATGACCAGTTTGACATGCGTGTGAGCGACGCTGAGGCTGACGCGGCGGGATTTTCAGCCGATACTGCAAGGTGGCTCCACTATGTAGGGTCTGAGGAACATATCGATGAAGAATTCTGCAGGCCGCTCTGGAAAGACCAGGCAACATTCCATCTAAGGATCAGTGAGGAGGCAACAAGGAAGCTTCTCAACGTTGCGGCGGCGTCTGCCGACTGCGAAGATTTCGATTTATTGCTTGCTGCTATTTCGGGGGCATTTGGCCGCGCTTTCGGCAATTACTCACTCTGGATTGACAGTCTCACTTCGACCAGGGGACGGCTGTTTGACGACATCGACCCCTCTCAAATCATCGGTTATATCGGTGAACTGGTGCCGCTCCCGTTATGCCTTGACGGTACAGAGTCTCGTCCGAACCGAGCCCGTTCGATTTATCAGCAGCGCAGCTCGTTGCCACGCCAGGGCATAGGTTTCCGAGCTTTGAAGTTCTTAAATCGGAACCCCGCTGTCCGGGAGAGGATCGATCGTCTGCCGTTACCTCGCATTGGAGTGAACTATCGGGCGAGGCTTCAACATCATTATCCGCGCCGTCTGCTGTCCAGAGATCCACATCCATTGTGGATCGGTGACGACATGGATCAGTCCGTTCTGAACTACCTCTTCTGGTTTCGCGTCGGGTACCAATCGGGCGAACTACGAATCGAAGTGAGATACGATCCACGACACGTTGGCTACGAGACGACCCGCAAGGTCTGCGCAATCTTGCAGGAGGAGCTCCTGCAGATGGTGGACGCGTTTGCAGATCCTGGCGCTATGGACGATAACGGATGA